In Citrus sinensis cultivar Valencia sweet orange chromosome 3, DVS_A1.0, whole genome shotgun sequence, the sequence attgtgtgtttaacattttttctttacttatttttctctGTTACATAcacatatttctctttttttttcttatttttttgacGAACCAAACAaatctcttttccttttctttcttttgacgAACTGAaatctcttttccttttctctatTACACACCGTCCCGAATTGAATTCTTTTGACGAACTAAAATCTCTTACACACCCTCCTAAATTGAAAACAGTATTTCTAACCCTCACACCGCCCCTGAATTGAACAACTGCAGTCTATTATTCTTCTCCTTAATCATGTATGTTACTTATACATACaaatacaatgaaatcaatCCATCAAAATTGTTTCATGCACAGGAACACAGAGTAAAAATTTCAAGGAATAATAATGAACAAAGAATCCCCAAATCCCATCATCAATCCCTAACCAATCTGTACAAATATGcctaatgaaaaaaaaacaaagaattgttacaaataactGGAAAACCCAATCAATGAAGAAGAAGGCGGAAACAAGATTAAAGACTGATTGTGATCTTTGATTCTGTTACTAGGCGGAAACAATATAGAAGGAAAAGCAATTAAATGGAaggaaaaagtaattaaacaGAAACAATTCTGTTGgtttaaacaaaaacaatatagaaggaaaaagtaaatgaaacACGTGCTGCACAACTTGAGgcaattaaatgaaaaatgtaaatCAAATACACGTGCTggcaattaaaagaaaaaagtaaatgaaacACATGTGCTACGCAGCGttttgacaaattcaaaatgcaaATTCAGGGTCACGTTCAGAGTGAATAGCTTTTTCTtgctaaaaattaatattttgaacgATCTATTTTCGTGTTggtaagaaaatattttcaatttttcttttttctttttttttttttttgcccttttggATTGACATTATGATAAAGcacttaaaatgtttttgtttttttttttaattttcttttggagaTAACATGAGCATCAGTTGAAGTTGACTATCATTAGCCGAAATTTACCATACTGGATGGGTCATTTTCATTCGAAACTAGTACGGATATTCGGATACCGTTATTTGTTAAGCTGATCTGGCAATTCACTGTTTGTTAATGCAAGGGGATACGATTGTAAAAACAAACGAATGGGTAAGATGGTAGATTAGCGTGAAAAACGAGGCACAAAGATAAGAGCGCCAGACTGTCCCACCAAAGGCTCCCCCAGCTCCAAGGTTCCAAACACTTTGAGTCTGTGACTTCTGTTCGCAATTGTAGCTTGCAGTTCACCCTTTCTCCACACATCGTCGGCTTAGAGTTGTGTTGTGGACTCACAGTTctactaataaaaattcacGACggtacaaattaaattacaactagagagagagagtcaaaatatcaaattcacAGACACGCTAGTAAATTCCTTTGTTACCATTAGCTAAAAGGCTAATATTAAGTTACATGCATATAATTTATAACCATCtcatataaataatgaatGGTGTGAGCCCACTCATTATTCATATGAGAGGTTATAAGTTACATGTATGTAATTTAGGGAGATcctaactaaaaaaattatccatgatttttgaaataaaaatcagtcactgttttaaataaaataactaacaCTAATCTAATCATTGTTTGACTGCCAACCtaaaatgaccatttttctatgtataaattttaatatgcatAACAACTCTCAAAACGTTTTCTACATTACTCTCTATACTTAATTAATCAGAACATTACCAAACGGCTCTTCGAAAGAGTTTATACCGAAGAGAAAAGgataatttcatttgaaatttttttagagttttcaacttagtattatattattttttatcttatcatttttgaaagtattataattgttattattttggtggagaaaaaaattaattaaaataatataaatttatttttatatgaagaatttttttaaaaattttatttttttacactcttatttatcatataaataaataaataattaattaattaaagaaaaaaaattaaaagagccTTTTTTAGTAATAGTCCTTTAATATATGGAGTTAAAACTTAGTAGTACTTTCGGATTATGCCGCAATAAAATTGAGATAAGGAGTGTCCCCACACGTGGCAGCTGTCAAATTAATTGACAGCCGGCAGTGAGCAATAGTATCCAGTAACAAGCGAACCGTGTAGGGTGGTGGTCCCAGAAATCTGCAGCTTTGTTAGACTTGTGTTATCACGATCAAAACTCTGAAGGCGCTGTGAGAAGACTGAATATGATCAAGACTTTGAGTTTTGATTTAGGGCTGATATCAGATGGACCCAACGAATGTACATTACCTGTCTTGAGTTGTGTGGCCCAGCAACCATGTGAGACTGACAGTTCTGAAATCTTAATCCCGGCGGTGACGTTGGAATCTAAAGACTGCACTTGGAATCATGCAATAGATTCGCTCCATTGCCTGCAATTGTTATTTAggtacaaaataaaacattgaagTCAATTAGACCAGTTCCTATGGCTCAAACTTAATCATAAGCCAGACGATGAATGAAAGGTTGGAATTTGGATCCCATTGGCTTATTACTAAAACGAAAAATGCACCTCCAGATCCAAAGTAACTTTCATTGGATGAGCTGGAAAACAGCTCTCATAAAAGTCAagatagagtttttttttccccttcaaatatatattttgagagAAGTCAAAATAGAATTAGTTGAACCTAAACTCCTTCAATCAAGGGAGTACCAGTCAAACAGATGCCAACAAATCTAAGCTTCTGATGGTATTATCATTCACAAAAGGTCAACcccataaaattaatttataagatGATGCTAATAccgaaataataataatagagatCTCAATATTATGTGTTACTCGAAcgataaacataaaattactTGTTACTCTATTTTACCATTCAATTGATgaaatatcatatatataaagctgaaGTATCATTGCTACAGAGGCTATCCAGTTTTCCTGAAACTCAATGAATGAGTAATCCGTTTACTTGTATAAATCATGGAAGAAGTACACTAGAGTTGATATTTTCAACAAACTTTTACTATAACCAAAATTTGGAGAGAAAATTTTCCAGAAGAAACATGGGAGCAGTGGAAAAGAATGTTGCTACACTTATTCTGGACCATTTCAATGGAAACCAGCTAGGTTTTGGTCCTCCTATATGCATTAGTGTTTCAAACCACCGGAGAATtgaatacaaaaattaactaCAATAATTTCCCTTAGTTGGTACTAGCTGGTGATGATGGCAACTCCTTTGgcttttaaacaaaattattatggTCAACTATTGCAAACTTCAAATCAACAGCCCCACAACTAGATTGCATTTAATCCTGCAAGCTCCCTTAGCTTCTCACAAAGGATAAAGGTAATTGTACTTTGTGGACCCAATCTTGCAAAAACTGCAAAGCCCCTGCTAAAATTATGGATGCAAACAGATAAAActgtgaaaattaaaataggaCAATCATAAATAAGAACATATAAACTACTTATAAGCCAATGAGTCACATTTGGGTATGTCAGCTTTAGCAAATTCTCACCCTTTATAAAGTGCGCGGGGGCCTTCTGTACACACAACCTGGAAGCACACATCCCAAGTTTATTACGCAAGAAAACAGAAGAATCTGTTCACAAGATAAAGTTTAGCTGCATAGCTAAAACACAAAACCATTAACACTTTCCTACTACCAACCAAGACgtagaaaaatagaaaatgaggGAACTTCTTGGCATTCTCCCTCTGTTTGTGGTAAAGAACAAACAGCTCTTAATAATAGGAAACATTCTATCACTAGTTTTAACAACAATTAATAGTCAAAGTGTACAGTATAACCAATTACAGAGGCAAGATTTGCAATACACTTTTGAATCAAGCTGagtcctaaaaaaaaaagaaaaaaagaagaaactaacAAACAGAACGTGCTGAAGAGTAAATAAAGGTATTCTCCATACGTTATGGCAAGAACTAACAGACAATcaatcatctgaaaaatttagTGGTCTTTGACACCTTCTACGTGGAcaatcaatatcaaaattgtgTCATTCACAAACTGTTTACCAATTTAAACTACACAATTGATCAACAGCATATGAAACCAGATAGCGAAAATGAATTATGACAAGATTGGTGCTGGAAAATATAAGAAATGTGAAAGTAAAAGTTGTAGAGAGCTGATACCTGGTATGCACAATGAAATCCATTTTTATAGCTTCCAACTTTTCTAGATTCTCGTTGCAACATTAGACGGGTTTTAACCATGTCAACAGGTGCAGTTATGAGGGTACTCATGGTGCCAGCGACTGCACTTGAGCTTCATGTATTACAAATATGGTTAGAATTGGGGGGAAAAAcagaatatttttcttttttatgaagtTGTATCCTTATTATTCCCTTATTTAGTGTGGGGAGGAGAAAGCTTAGAATAGTGCATACATGAGATGTAAATGAAATCCTTCTTCAAGAGGCGTCCACCTGATCAATATCTGCATCAAGCAAAATCCAAAGAAAACCTTTAAGCTACCAAAAGGATCAATGCAGAGAATTATATGGACAAATACTCTGTTTAGTCCACAATTAATATGAATTGAACAATTTAGAAACCTTAGAAATTACTTCGTGGATattcaaagagaaaaatagCATGCTTAGAACTTGACCCGCTTGGATTCATCATATGTTGCTAGCTGTGAGGCAGTTAAAGCAGCAGCTCTTGCCATAGCAGGACCAACCCCCTTCCATAGAGCTCTTATTCCTTCCTCAGAAATAAGTCTTCGCATTTCTGCAATCGATCCACTTTGTTTCATGCTGGAATTCATCTGCAGCCGCACctgaacaaagaaaattgatttcttaaatcaaattcaaaaaggGAAATGCCTATCTTCATAGTTTACCTTCAGGACTTCAGTTGGATTGGTAAGTGCAGTAGCAGTGGCACCAGCAAATGCTCCAGATGCAATTTTAACCAAGATATTGGTGGACCCGAATGCCCAATCACATGCATACTTTGAGGGCTCATACAAGCCTAAACGTAGACCACCATACAAAATTGACCTTGTCAGAGCAGGAGTCAATCCCAGATACAAAGACTTTGGACcttcttttttcaatatttggaGAAATAATCGTCCCTATAGCCGTCCATATATTAGCAAATCTCACGGTAATACAATCTGATAAACGAGGAGatcatgaaataaaataagcttAGCAAGATACCATTCCATTCAAGGGACCTTTCTGACCAACAAATTGCATTTGCAGCCTGACTTTGAGTACATCTGCATTCCGAGCtgagattaattaaatatcaaaagtCTCCAGTTCTTTTTTAAGTTCTATATAACAAGCcttatcaaacaaataaataaataaaaataaagggtTCTATATGACAAGCACTCAAACTCTCAAGAACAATTAACTAGATGTTTAATCAATAAGCACTTGATAAAAAATCTGATGGTGAACCATCTATTTACTTCCTTTCTTATGCACAAAAGTTCATTAAGTAATTAACTAGTTGCAGCTTGCAGGAATGGAAACCTAAATTCTTTCCCAAGTCCCAAATACTCTTGTCTGGCTGACGCTCAGAAAGCGAGATTGACTTTGCTTCAGACACCTATACTCCTGTAGAATTACATGTCCTCAGCCCCTGAAAGCATAGCCAAATTGGATCTAATGAAACTGCCATCTACATTTCCTACTCTTTTTGCTTACAAAAGCCTCACAACAAAGCTACTAGTACTTAGCAATGGGTTTACATCCCATAGCAGTGCATGAATTCCAATGTAAGTGATAATATTCTACTCCGACGTTGGTCACTATTAAACCAAAATCCTTTCTTTGGGTTCACATTTTCTGACAAAATACACCTGGTATGTAGCAACTCCTCTACCATTCGAACCGTAGTAACAAACACGTCCAGAACTTCTTGCCAATTAAAATAGCAGGggtaaaacttaaattttatgaaaatttaaaaacttaagtTTAGAAGAACCTAGAGGATGAGTGACAGCAGAGGCAACTGCAACAGCCAGTCCGCTGGTACCAAAGTGATGAACAATATGGGATGGCGTCGTCGACCAATTCTTCTGCTTCTCACCAACTTTTACTTCAACAGCCACTGGTCCTGAACAATCCATTCCAATTATcacattcaaaatcaaaattttaatgcgaaaataatgaagaataaGCATAAACAATGCatagagaaaatttaaaaaaataaataaataaattagttagaTTCTAAAACGGAAATATATGGTCAcctgataaataaataattggaaATTGAACCTGAAAGCGGAGCCGAAGAATTCACGCTCATGTTTTGATTAGTTCGGGCAATTTACTGTCGGAGAAAAGATTGGGCGTTAGGAGGAGGGAAAATAGCCGCACATAAGACACGTCATACCCGATTTCAGTTGCAAAGAATCGCAGGTGATAGCTTGTGCATTTCCTATATTAGTTTTCTGTTAACGCCTCAAAATTTGCGACGCTGGACGCCTTAATACTATTCGGATCCGGACCGGATCAACATCTGTCCGCATCCTAAAAAAATACGGACCCACTTGTGATGTTATgagattttcatttattatttttaaatttgttgcccTATCCAAAATCCATTCTCataccttttatctttttagtaAATAAACAATATCAATAGTAATGTGAATGATTCAAATTCCTTAAACTAggaagtaaataaataaataattttcaaaaaaaaagttatcatTAATCATTGTCATTTGAATCAACAAGGTCACCGCAACCATGTAATGCGTTACCATTGTCGTTTGTTCCCTGCACATTGTTGGTCATTTTTACTTGTTCATCACTTATGCTGCCCGACAAATAAGCTTTAAGTGCCCCTAAATTTTAGTGATTATCttttattgattatattttatatgctccaatgaaaaaaattaaattattattaactaatgAGTATTTATTGTTCTATTTGTTGTTGTGATATTTGAACACGAGAGACTAAAGagctgtttgtttttttttttttttactcaatgacttaatttacttaatttcaattagtaagtttgtttgttttttcaatttaataaaaaaaatttagtgattAAGTTATTATgctaatcttttttttaattttttgcttaATCTAAAAGTCTAAATGATATCACTaaaaatattctctaaaatatccatatctaattaattaattttcatcattacctaaataaaattagtaattagtattattaccCATCTCTTGAACTTGTGGtagactatttttttttcttcaaactagcattatttatcttcataattttttgtgaatatttttcatataaaaacatcataagttacaataaaatttattaatatatactaatttagaatatttaagGGTTGTATTCAATTGAACATGATTTAAGTTATGacaatatattatcttatttattttctttaagatgtttattatttgtttaacatttataatttataagggtataaataaaaaaatgctagtttttaattttttaagttaaaaaatgaacaacttaatatttatttttaacgattaaaaaaaataaacatattatttacattcagatatttaactttatttagAATTCAAATTAGTTTATatctattcaaattttagataaaaaaaaaagcaaaaatacgTAGTGGTCAGATCCTTATACTATTATTTGAactttttgattttatcaatttggttcttacattttttttttttaaaaatcccTTCATATTTTCATTGCTTTAACTATTCGGAATTTCGGATTCCCGGTATCTGAAAAATCCGCACGGGTTTTTATATAAAGAAAGAGTTAAATCGCACGGGTTTCCCACTCGGATACAGATTTACCAAATTTCGGATCCGGATTTTGCTACCCTCAATTACGGCTGCGGGGTATATACACGTAAAACATTCAAATGAATGTTCTCGAGACCAAACAGCCCCCCATTCACCTATTGATACCCCcgctttttctctctcttagGGTTTTTCTTCGTGATTCACGTTAGTTCTTGTTTGGGGCTTTTTATCTGTTTTCAACGTAAATCAATCAACAGAAAGCAATGCCTCGGTACGATCTTTCTGccttttgatttgtttattttcttatgaGTGTTATTTCTGTATCTTGCTCAAACTCTAACGGGTTACTTCTGTTTTTTTCCCGCTTAATTGCAGGTACTACTGTGATTATTGTGACACCTATTTGACGCACGATTCTGTAAGTCCCCATTCTCGAGGAACTTTaacttttttccccccttctaatgttcattttttaaaccCATTTGTCCTATAACAAAAATCACGGTGCCTCAGAATTATTGTGGCTTGCATCTGTTAAAAGAAGTTGGTCAAATATGGTGCTATCTCATATGTAATGTACTTGTTTCTGTATCTGTCAACCATTTACATCTTATGGAACTGACGGtgtctttttaatttgttttttcagcCATCTGTTAGAAAACAGCACAATGCAGGCTACAAGCACAAGGTATTGTACGCGAGTATCCAATAGCTATGAATCACTCTGTGTACTTATTTTATTCTGTTCCCTTAATTTCAGGCAAATGTAAGAAGCTACTATCAGCAATTTGAGGAACAACAAACCCAAAGTTTAATTGATCAGAGAATCAAGGAACATCTTGGCCAAACTGCAGCTTTCCAGCAGGTTGGTGCCGCATACAATCAGCATCTTTTGGCTCAGAGGCCCCGCCTTCCGGTTCTTCCGACACCTGTTATGCCAATGACTGGAAGTGCTCCATTAGTCCCAGGGATGAGGCCTCCTGTTCTTCCAAGACCAGGTCCGAGTCCTCCAggtaaaatggaaataaaataaagttgcGTTTCTTCACAGCTCTTCATATTGATGCATGTATCATATGCTTATGCATTTTGCCTGTAAACACAGTTTTTGTTGCCTGATTCTATTTGTGCCCACATTGTTGCTTATTGTTCTGGCAGATGTCTTGTTGCTGACCTGATGTATGGCTATTCCTGCAGTTGGTTGATGTCATAGTTCGGTAACAAATCTATATAGTGGTGAACTATAGATATTTCGTATGCCAACTTTGTTTTATCTTCTCTTGTAAGAGTGCCCACATTTTTTATACTGGATGCTATATTCATGCTTCTATATGTGTTGACAAATCATCTAGTGCggcaaaatatatattttttcaggCTGTCTTGTTTATGAAGATTAAAAGCTGCCTCTTTCTTTAAGCTATCAACTTGCATTATGAGCCTAAGTTTCTTTGTCAGACATATGCTGACCCATTGTTTCCAGTTCTGGTCCGATGCTTTTGTGCTTTCAACTGACCATGCCAACCATATGTTGCATCTGGTCTAATCCTGTGGCATCAAGAATGAATGGAATTGAATCTTTTCTCATGGTACTGGCAGGTTATGTGTCTGCTCCAGGCATGCCACCAATGATGGCACCTCCTGGTGCTCCTTCTGCACCTGGTCAATTAAATGGTTTTCCAAGACCTCCTGCTGTAATGAACCCAACAGCAGTTTCTGGTAGTGCGGCGCCACCTGCTTCATCCAGTGGAGCCCCTAGTATGGCTACACCTCAAACCTACCAAGCCAATCCAACAGTGCCAACGAGTGGAAACCTTAATGCCCAAGCTCCTGAGATGAATCATTAGTGTGATCAAGCTGGTATATACTGCTTCTATACTTTTGTTGTATCTTTTTTAgttaatgatatttattaccatctttaatgaaatgaaatcTGAAGGAATGTACTATAGTAGTTCACTTTTGTAATGTGTGTGGGACACGAAGCAATATGATGAGAACTTTGggcttttaaataaatgataaaattccTTGTGAGACAACACGTATTCTTGTTGAATATAGTTGCTATTTTCCAATCTTTGTTCGCCATCCAAATTAGCAACACGATGGTTATTATTTTGGGTCTCTTTAGAGAAGTTTATTCTAAAAGTTACAAAGAGACCTTTCAGAGTTGCATGAGAATCCTGAGATAATATAAAGAACAGGATACAACAAGAACTTATGTGATTACATGCTCAAGAATTCTCATGTCTGTGCTGCATAACAACATTTTTAATGCATAATTATTcttatcattttgttttcttctttttctcctgcGTTGCACTGTTATGACATTGGTCTTTTTACAGGTGATTGTAGCAGACTGGGAGATCACCTCAATAGTGAAACAAATGTTTTAGacttattttctcatttaatttatgttgtcCTGGTTTTTGAATATGTAATATGTTTTGAGAGCTTGGCATGAACAGTACATACTCGTGTCATTTTTGTATACAGTAATCAAATATCATGAACCCAGGGTTACCGGGAATTCTATCTAAGATGTTGACAAAATGGCagaatttgtattaaagttgCGTGAAACTAACACAGTACTGAACTGATGGGAGCTTACATTCATTTTGCTTTGGTTGGTGCTAATAATGTTCTGGGTTTGAATTGcttaattaaaaaggaatGGCATACTGCAACCCATCCTTTGCTAGGCTGGTTGCAAGAAAGGCTGGCCAATAACAAATGCTTCTTGCCATATATTCTAATTGTGCAAGAATTCCGGTAAACTGAAATGCATTAATCATTAGGGAAGTGAAGATAAAGGATTTGTGCCACCATGTAGTCTTCTGTTGTTCTATTTAGGGTTCTTACCTCTTTTGTATTACTCCTGCCGTGCCTTCATTGCCCTACTGAACCTGATcaataataagttttttttttcttaaaaaaaaagagacacACATATGTATTGATATATTTATGCTTGCTCAATGTTCAAAATAGCCCCGAGACCACGATTGGTACACTATTACAGAAATTTCTGCCATACGATTCTTTCTTTACCATTTACAAGATGTGGGAAACGGGATGGTTTATATTTAGTTTCTAGCAACTGTCAATTACAAGCTTCTCTTCAAGCAGACGTCACCTCTCCTAGATTTTGTTCTGCGCTGATGCCTCTTGGCATGATACTTAAAGAGCCGATGTCTGTTATTAAGATGAAAGTGCTTTATAAAttccaatttcttatttttaatgttgaaatAATTCGGTATACCCAGGATGCTAGTCCTCACCTCTCAAACTCCAATTTCTGAATTACTATTCCATTCAGTAGAAGTTCTGAACTGTAAGCTGCTAtccctataaaaaaaaaaaaggatagaCCAATATGattaatacattattaacttatgtcaaaatgaaaatgaatatggTATTTTTTACCTTTATCAAGGAAAGGTACACAGATAGCATGATCTTCTTCACAAGACAGAATCAATGGATTCTCTTGGAACTTTTCCTCCTTTACTGCAGATACCTGACTTACATCAATTACCTAGATAGTAATTCAACAGAAACTCATTAATCAATTCGGTTGGAAGAAAGAGCATATGCTTCTGCAAATGAATGCAAACCTGTCCGTGAACTGCCTTGACCAAGCCAGTGATCATTTCTTTATCAGGTTTTATGCTTGTGGTGATGAAAACTCTCTGACCCTGCTGAGGATGAACCACACGTCAGCATATAGGACATTCaagttgaaattcaatttgaagCATAGCTGGCATGGGAATAAGCTAACACTAGTCAGCTATCACCTTTAGAAGTGGATGGTGGCGCGCACGAGCATAGGTAACAGGCATGCTGAAGCcaatttctctttcctttttggCATCCCTCAGAATGTAATTTTTCTCATCTATTAAACAGCTTGCTTGTCCGCAACTTTCAAGCCATAAATGTGTCACCACTGGTTTGCCTAGAGCAATAGTTTCCATCATATTTCTTGTACGCACAAATCTATCTGCTATAAAGTGTGTTGCATCTCCTGGACATG encodes:
- the LOC102623557 gene encoding uncharacterized protein LOC102623557 isoform X1, which encodes MSVNSSAPLSGPVAVEVKVGEKQKNWSTTPSHIVHHFGTSGLAVAVASAVTHPLARNADVLKVRLQMQFVGQKGPLNGMGRLFLQILKKEGPKSLYLGLTPALTRSILYGGLRLGLYEPSKYACDWAFGSTNILVKIASGAFAGATATALTNPTEVLKVRLQMNSSMKQSGSIAEMRRLISEEGIRALWKGVGPAMARAAALTASQLATYDESKRILIRWTPLEEGFHLHLISSAVAGTMSTLITAPVDMVKTRLMLQRESRKVGSYKNGFHCAYQVVCTEGPRALYKGRGFAVFARLGPQSTITFILCEKLRELAGLNAI
- the LOC102623557 gene encoding uncharacterized protein LOC102623557 isoform X2, which translates into the protein MSVNSSAPLSGPVAVEVKVGEKQKNWSTTPSHIVHHFGTSGLAVAVASAVTHPLARNADVLKVRLQMQFVGQKGPLNGMGRLFLQILKKEGPKSLYLGLTPALTRSILYGGLRLGLYEPSKYACDWAFGSTNILVKIASGAFAGATATALTNPTEVLKVRLQMNSSMKQSGSIAEMRRLISEEGIRALWKGVGPAMARAAALTASQLATYDESKRILIRWTPLEEGFHLHLISSAVAGTMSTLITAPVDMVKTRLMLQRESRKVGSYKNGFHCAYQVVCTEGPRALYKGGFAVFARLGPQSTITFILCEKLRELAGLNAI
- the LOC102623557 gene encoding uncharacterized protein LOC102623557 isoform X4, translating into MSVNSSAPLSGPVAVEVKVGEKQKNWSTTPSHIVHHFGTSGLAVAVASAVTHPLDVLKVRLQMQFVGQKGPLNGMGRLFLQILKKEGPKSLYLGLTPALTRSILYGGLRLGLYEPSKYACDWAFGSTNILVKIASGAFAGATATALTNPTEVLKVRLQMNSSMKQSGSIAEMRRLISEEGIRALWKGVGPAMARAAALTASQLATYDESKRILIRWTPLEEGFHLHLISSAVAGTMSTLITAPVDMVKTRLMLQRESRKVGSYKNGFHCAYQVVCTEGPRALYKGGFAVFARLGPQSTITFILCEKLRELAGLNAI
- the LOC102623557 gene encoding uncharacterized protein LOC102623557 isoform X6 yields the protein MQFVGQKGPLNGMGRLFLQILKKEGPKSLYLGLTPALTRSILYGGLRLGLYEPSKYACDWAFGSTNILVKIASGAFAGATATALTNPTEVLKVRLQMNSSMKQSGSIAEMRRLISEEGIRALWKGVGPAMARAAALTASQLATYDESKRILIRWTPLEEGFHLHLISSAVAGTMSTLITAPVDMVKTRLMLQRESRKVGSYKNGFHCAYQVVCTEGPRALYKGRGFAVFARLGPQSTITFILCEKLRELAGLNAI
- the LOC102623557 gene encoding uncharacterized protein LOC102623557 isoform X3 encodes the protein MSVNSSAPLSGPVAVEVKVGEKQKNWSTTPSHIVHHFGTSGLAVAVASAVTHPLDVLKVRLQMQFVGQKGPLNGMGRLFLQILKKEGPKSLYLGLTPALTRSILYGGLRLGLYEPSKYACDWAFGSTNILVKIASGAFAGATATALTNPTEVLKVRLQMNSSMKQSGSIAEMRRLISEEGIRALWKGVGPAMARAAALTASQLATYDESKRILIRWTPLEEGFHLHLISSAVAGTMSTLITAPVDMVKTRLMLQRESRKVGSYKNGFHCAYQVVCTEGPRALYKGRGFAVFARLGPQSTITFILCEKLRELAGLNAI
- the LOC102623557 gene encoding uncharacterized protein LOC102623557 isoform X5; this encodes MSVNSSAPLSGPVAVEVKVGEKQKNWSTTPSHIVHHFGTSGLAVAVASAVTHPLARNADVLKVRLQMQFVGQKGPLNGMGRLFLQILKKEGPKSLYLGLTPALTRSILYGGLRLGLYEPSKYACDWAFGSTNILVKIASGAFAGATATALTNPTEVLKVRLQMNSSMKQSGSIAEMRRLISEEGIRALWKGVGPAMARAAALTASQLATYDESKRILIRWTPLEEGFHLHLISSAVAGTMSTLITAPVDMVKTRLMLQRESRKVGSYKNGFHCAYQILLFSCVINLGCVLPGCVYRRPPRTL
- the LOC102624033 gene encoding U1 small nuclear ribonucleoprotein C, whose product is MPRYYCDYCDTYLTHDSPSVRKQHNAGYKHKANVRSYYQQFEEQQTQSLIDQRIKEHLGQTAAFQQVGAAYNQHLLAQRPRLPVLPTPVMPMTGSAPLVPGMRPPVLPRPGPSPPGYVSAPGMPPMMAPPGAPSAPGQLNGFPRPPAVMNPTAVSGSAAPPASSSGAPSMATPQTYQANPTVPTSGNLNAQAPEMNH